The uncultured Treponema sp. genomic sequence CCGGTTTGCTGGACAGAATAAACTTATCAATGAATCTTCTTGTTCAGAAATCGCAAAATTTAAATAGCCAGTTTGATGAAGAAAAAAAGCAGATAGCGGAGCTTGCCGAGGAAGCAAAAAAACTTGCCAGCTCCAATGAAATTTTTTCTGCAAAACTTGAGCAGGACATTCTTGGAAACATTACAGCCGTAAGTTCAGCCTGCGATTCTGTGCTTTCAGGAAGCAACGAGTCCGCCGTAAAAGAAACGCTTGCTTCCCTAAAAACTGTTTTGGCGCAAAGAATGGCGTTAAAGTAAATTTAACTGTCATTCCTGTGCTAAGACATTTGTCATTCCCCGATTTGACCGGGGAATCTAGCAACATTTAGATTATCAACCGAGTTTCTTTCAGAAACATCGCAGGGTCAAGCCCGATAATGACAGTAAAATATAAAATTTGATATTCAGTTACAATTTTGAAAAAACATTTCCAAGGCTTTCGTGTAGAACGAGGTTCGCAATTCCGTCGCTTGGAGTCGGGTCGCGGTTTATAAGCACGATGTTTTCTCCGCGGAAATAATGAATCATTCCAGCCGCCGGATAAACAGTGAGCGAAGTTCCCCCAATAATTAAAAGGTCTGCGCTTCCTATCGCCTTGATTGCGCCGCTTACAATTTCATCCTTTAAAGATTCTTCGTAAAGAACAACGTCTGGCTTTATAAGCGAACCGCATTTTTCGCACAGGGGAAGTCCGTCTTGGTCTGAATGCGAAGCGATATATTTTTCATCGTAAAACGCGCCGCATTTTGTGCAGTAGTTTCTAAGAACACTTCCGTGCAGCTCAAAGACATTTTTGCTTCCTGCCGCCTGATGAAGTCCGTCGATATTCTGGGTTACAACTGCCAGAAGCTTTCCCTGCTTTTCAAGTTCCGCAAGCTTAAAGTGCGTAATGTTCGGTTTTATTCCTGTAACAAGAAGCTTTTCCCGGTAGAACCTGTAGAATTCCTTTGGATTTGAATGAAAGAAAGTCGCGCTCAGTATTGTTTCCGGCGGATAAGCCCACTTTTGATTGTAAAGCCCGTCAACGCTTCTAAAGTCTGGAATGCCGCTTTCTGTGCTGACTCCAGCTCCTCCAAAAAACACAATTTTCCGGGATTTTTCTACAAGCTGTTTCAACTGTTCGATTTTTTCTTCCATAAAAAACGCCTCCGTAATTTTTTTAGCCGCAGTTTACATTTCAAGCGCGGAAAGTTCTTCCCATCTTGAGTATGCTGCTTCAAGTTCTTTTTCTAGGTCTGCGTATTCTTTTCCAGCCTTTGAAGATTTTTCATAGTCGGGGCAGGCCATAAGTTTTTCAAGCTCCGGCTTTTTGTCTTCAAGCTCAAATATGCGCTGCTCAAGCTGCTCGAATTCTTTTTTTTCCTTGAACGACATTTTGTTTTTTTTCTGATGGACTGGAGCTTTTTCCTGTTTTTCTTCCTGCTTGGATTCCGATTTTTGCTGTGCGTTTTGCTCCTGTTGAAGCTCAAGATATTCAGAGCATTTTCCCACAAAGCCTGAAACACTTCCGTCGTTTTCCATTATAAACATCGTGTCGCAGATTTTGTCCATAAAGTAGCGGTCGTGGCTTACAACTAAAAGGCAGCCCTTGAACGAAAGCAAAAACTGCTCAAGGATATTCATTGTAAAAATATCAAAGTCGTTTGTAGGCTCGTCCAAAATCAGAAAGTTCGGATTGCTGATTAAAAGCCGCACAAGATAAAGCCGCTTGCGCTCTCCGCCGCTCAAAGTTCCCACTGGCGAATGCTGAATTTTCCCTTCAAAGCCGAACTGCTCAAGAAAAAGAGGCGCGCTTAAAACTGTGCCGTCATTCATTTTCATAACGTCCGCCGCTTCCTTTATATACTCAAGGACTGTAAGCTCCGTGTTTTCAAAATGCGGATTCTGCTCGTAGTAAGCAATCGAAGTGTTTTCGCCTTTTACAACTTCGCCGGAATCTGGCTGGATTTTCTGCGTGATTATATTCAAAAGCGTAGTTTTTCCAGAGCCGTTGCCGCCGAACACGCCGATTTTTTCGCCTTTGTTAAAATTGTAGCTGAAATCCTTAAGAACCGGAAAGGCGTTTTCAGCTTTGTTTTTGCCAGAAGAAGCGAATCCTTTTTGAAAATTCTTTGTGATTTTATGAAGCTCCAGAATCTTTCCGCCGAGCCTTCTTCCTTCAACTTCAAAAGTAAAGCCCTTGTCTGCGGAAAACTTTTCGCGGTTTATCAAAGCCTGATCCCGCTGGATTCTTGCCTTTGCCTTTGTTCCGCGAGCGCAAGGTCCTCTCATAAGCCAGTCGCGCTCAAACCTCAAAACGGATTCAATGCGGCGTTCTGTGTTCGCTTCAATCTGCGCTTCTGTCTGCTTTTTTTCAAGATAAGTAGAATAGTTGCCTGTGTAAAGCTTTATCTTGTTTCGCGCAAGCTCATAAATGTTGTTGCAGACTGCGTCCAAAAAGTAGCGGTCGTGGGTTACCATAAGAACTGACCTTTTTGTTTCGGCAAGATAATTTTGAAGCCACAATATCGTGGAAATGTCCAGATGGTTTGTAGGCTCGTCCAAAAGAAGCAGCTTTGTGTCTTCAACAAGAACTTGTGCAAGCGCGACTTTCTTTATCATTCCGCCTGAAAGCTCTCCCATTTTGCGTTCAAGGTCGTTTATTCCAAGCGTGGTAAGAATCGACTTTATCTGGGACTCGTAGTTCCAAAGATTGTCCTTTTGCATTTTTTCATTCAGCGTGTTGAACTTTTGCTGGGCTTGCTGCGAGTTTGTCTTTTGAAGCTCGTCGCACGCTTCTTCGTATTCGCGGATTGTCTTGAGCTTGGGACTTTGAAATTTGAATATGTGGCTTTTGATTGTGTCGTCCTTGCTGTACAAAGGATTCTGGGCAAGAAAAGAAACACCGGCTTCCTTGTTCAAAACAACAGTTCCTTCGTCCGGGGAAAGCAGGCCAGCAATCGTGTTCAGCAAAGTTGATTTTCCAGTTCCGTTGCGTCCTATAAGAGCCGCCTTGTCTCCTTCGTTTAAGCCGAACGTTACTCCTGTAAACAAAGGTTTTTCACGCCCGATTTTTGCAAGGTTATTCACAGATAAAAGATTCATGCCCAAGATTCTAGCAGTTAAAAAGTGAATTTTCAATTGTAATGCGAAGGGTAGACGCTGGGGAAAAGTTTTGTTATTATACACTCATATTTTGCGCGACTAGCTCAGTTGGTTAGAGTACAAGCATGACACGCTTGGGGTCTTTGGTTCGATTCCAAAGCCGCGCAGTTTTTTTGTTTTGTCCGTCAGATTAAAACTTGACATTTGATTTATTATATTTCTTCTAAAAAAAGCATTTTTTATAGTTAACTAATATATTTACCCTAGGTAAACAATATATTTACCTGTGGTAAATAGACTATTTTCCTAAGGTAAATAAGCTATTTGCTTTAGGAAAATAACGTATTTACTCAAGGAAAATTCTCAATAAATTTTTTCCAAAAAGTTGTTTTTTGGAATTTATTCAGTATAATGTAAAATAGATTACTGTTAAGAAGAAAAATTAGATTATCGGGTCAAGCCCGATAATGACAAGAAGGAATCAAGTGTGGGAATGACAGAAAAATCTAAGCTTGATAATGGCATGAAAATGAAAAACTGGCTTGTCCCGGCAGTCCCATGTCATTGTCGGACTTGATCCGACAATCCAAAAAACTAGAGGTCTTTTATGAAGAAATTTATTGTTCCAGCTTTATTTGCGTTTTTATTTGTGGCTGCGTCCTGCATGAACATGAACGGCGGCTCAGAAAAAGGCGGCTCAATCCGTGTAGCTCTGCCTGGCAGCGGACGCTACTACCTTTACAACAAGGAAAATGCCGACAAGTTTGTTGTGCGTGTAATTGGCGAAAGTGAGACTATAGAAAAAGATGCGGCGTTGGGGGGGGTAATAGAGTTCACGGAGCTTGAAGCCGGCGCATATACTGTTGAGGCTGAAGCGCGGGATTCTGCGAACAATGATGAGCTTATTGCGTCTGGAAGCAAAGATATAAAAGTTGAAGCAGATAAAACTACAGAATGCTCTTTGACCTTAATACTTTTGTCTAACATCTTTTCTATTGCTGAAGACGGAAGCATAGTTATAAACAAGACCAAGCTTGAAAAGACAGCCCTTGTAACAGTAATTGACACTGCCACAACAATTAAAGGAAGCGGAAGTGAAGGCGTTTTTATTGATGGCCGCACAGTAACTTTAAGTCCGTACAGCATAGGAAAATACGAAGTAACGCAGGAGCTTTTTGAAGCCGTAATGGGAGAAAATCCAAGCAAGTTCCAAGGAGAATCTTATCCTCCAGCAGAAGGAGAAACTCAAAAACTTCGCCCAGTTGAGTCGATAAGCTGGTATCATGCAATTGTGTTTTG encodes the following:
- the abc-f gene encoding ribosomal protection-like ABC-F family protein — protein: MNLLSVNNLAKIGREKPLFTGVTFGLNEGDKAALIGRNGTGKSTLLNTIAGLLSPDEGTVVLNKEAGVSFLAQNPLYSKDDTIKSHIFKFQSPKLKTIREYEEACDELQKTNSQQAQQKFNTLNEKMQKDNLWNYESQIKSILTTLGINDLERKMGELSGGMIKKVALAQVLVEDTKLLLLDEPTNHLDISTILWLQNYLAETKRSVLMVTHDRYFLDAVCNNIYELARNKIKLYTGNYSTYLEKKQTEAQIEANTERRIESVLRFERDWLMRGPCARGTKAKARIQRDQALINREKFSADKGFTFEVEGRRLGGKILELHKITKNFQKGFASSGKNKAENAFPVLKDFSYNFNKGEKIGVFGGNGSGKTTLLNIITQKIQPDSGEVVKGENTSIAYYEQNPHFENTELTVLEYIKEAADVMKMNDGTVLSAPLFLEQFGFEGKIQHSPVGTLSGGERKRLYLVRLLISNPNFLILDEPTNDFDIFTMNILEQFLLSFKGCLLVVSHDRYFMDKICDTMFIMENDGSVSGFVGKCSEYLELQQEQNAQQKSESKQEEKQEKAPVHQKKNKMSFKEKKEFEQLEQRIFELEDKKPELEKLMACPDYEKSSKAGKEYADLEKELEAAYSRWEELSALEM
- a CDS encoding SUMF1/EgtB/PvdO family nonheme iron enzyme, with the translated sequence MKKFIVPALFAFLFVAASCMNMNGGSEKGGSIRVALPGSGRYYLYNKENADKFVVRVIGESETIEKDAALGGVIEFTELEAGAYTVEAEARDSANNDELIASGSKDIKVEADKTTECSLTLILLSNIFSIAEDGSIVINKTKLEKTALVTVIDTATTIKGSGSEGVFIDGRTVTLSPYSIGKYEVTQELFEAVMGENPSKFQGESYPPAEGETQKLRPVESISWYHAIVFCNRLSILMGLEECYTAYDENGQKVDCENIAYSDIKPNYPSAKNTWQSVSCDLSKNGFRLPTAAEWEFAARGGDQYADDWDYTYAGTSNLNALSYVAWYVDNSNDITHEVGKLKPNGLELYDMSGNCWEFCSDRSDSISQGTVTDPIAENASGECIRISGSFSDSSTLAHVYSFYPNSVTDTYSNNGIRLARSGFPRAN
- a CDS encoding NAD-dependent protein deacylase, whose amino-acid sequence is MEEKIEQLKQLVEKSRKIVFFGGAGVSTESGIPDFRSVDGLYNQKWAYPPETILSATFFHSNPKEFYRFYREKLLVTGIKPNITHFKLAELEKQGKLLAVVTQNIDGLHQAAGSKNVFELHGSVLRNYCTKCGAFYDEKYIASHSDQDGLPLCEKCGSLIKPDVVLYEESLKDEIVSGAIKAIGSADLLIIGGTSLTVYPAAGMIHYFRGENIVLINRDPTPSDGIANLVLHESLGNVFSKL